A genome region from Hevea brasiliensis isolate MT/VB/25A 57/8 chromosome 7, ASM3005281v1, whole genome shotgun sequence includes the following:
- the LOC110658929 gene encoding uncharacterized membrane protein At3g27390, translating into MAMSNNLQGWLRIPYVVFAFCSAFFLGALKAVLVGPIAASILIGGNVGVILLMFPPHVAWTVYTLVKTNRFDALLKAALLVVLPVLFGIWLGLSIVASVLVGVGYGFFTPWVSTFEAFRHNTEFKKFYHCFVDGTWGTIKGSCTVVTDFADICYHSYPLYLKELRDSPASNEQLPLRLIHVPGVIIAGLVGLIVDIPLFTAIAIIKSPYMLFKGWFRLIHDLISREGPFLETACIPIAGLTILLWPLIVVGSILVTIFSSIFIGLYASVVAYQERSFRRGIAYVISMVAEFDECTNDGLYLREGSFLPKPRYRKKKASNSSELSVGGNNGKSGSTTAEGSARFVPSLAPSRSVRETIQEVKMVQIWGTMMRACETKGKELLDANAITLADLNDCLKAKNVNEGAIIGVGLPCYSLLQTLICSIKAGSDGFLMVDGVEITHLNRPNDKLFDWFFHPLLVLKEQIRVIKLGEGEERFLQKVVLFGKDTERIEAWDNGSLVPQEALRAAQLQGISRRMIGMVRSVSKFPTYRRRFRQVVKALITYSTDKEGAVRSNSVKSNSIRSVACIEDVV; encoded by the exons ATGGCCATGTCAAACAATCTCCAGGGTTGGTTAAGGATCCCTTACGTGGTTTTTGCCTTCTGCTCTGCATTTTTTCTGGGTGCTCTTAAAG CTGTGTTAGTGGGTCCTATTGCTGCTTCAATCCTCATAGGAGGGAATGTTGGGGTGATCCTGTTGATGTTTCCTCCACATGTGGCCTGGACAGTCTACACCCTTGTAAA GACTAATAGATTTGATGCACTGCTGAAAGCTGCTCTTTTGGTTGTTTTGCCTGTTTTATTTGGTATATGGTTGGGTTTAAGCATAGTTGCGAGTGTTCTTGTGGGAGTGGGATACGGCTTCTTTACTCCTTGGGTTTCCACTTTTGAGGCGTTTAGACATAACACTGAATTCAAAAAATTCTACCACTGCTTTGTG GATGGAACCTGGGGAACCATTAAAGGAAGCTGTACTGTAGTTACAGATTTTGCAGACATATGCTATCATTCTTATCCACTCTACTTGAAGGAGCTGCGTGATTCCCCTGCTTCAAATGAACAACTTCCTCTTAG GTTAATTCATGTGCCTGGAGTTATCATTGCTGGGCTGGTGGGGCTAATAGTGGATATTCCTCTTTTCACTGCAATTGCTATAATTAAGAGTCCATACATGCTTTTCAAGGGTTGGTTCAGACTGATACATGATCTAATTAGCCGAGAGGGTCCATTTCTTGAAACAGCATGCATTCCAATTGCTGGCTTGACAATCCTTCTGTGGCCACTTATTGTTGTTGGGAGCATACTAGTAACCATTTTCTCAAGCATCTTCATTGGCTTGTATGCATCAGTTGTCGCGTATCAG GAAAGATCTTTCCGGAGAGGTATCGCTTATGTGATTTCAATGGTCGCAGAATTTGACGAGTGTACAAATGATGGGCTCTATCTTAGGGAGGGGAGCTTCCTTCCAAA GCCCCGTTATCGAAAGAAAAAGGCATCTAACTCTTCTGAGCTTTCTGTTGGTGGAAATAATGGAAAATCTGgttctactactgcagaaggttcTGCAAGGTTTGTTCCTAGCTTGGCTCCTTCAAGATCAGTCAGGGAGACAATACAAGAAGTGAAAATGGTTCAG ATCTGGGGAACCATGATGAGGGCATGTGAAACAAAGGGCAAGGAACTTTTGGATGCCAATGCAATAACACTAGCTGATCTCAATGACTGTCTGAAGGCCAAGAATGTCAATGAAGGAGCCATTATTGGTGTTGGCTTGCCATGTTATTCGTTGTTGCAGACTCTTATCTGCTCCATTAAAGCTGGTTCAGATGGTTTTTTGATGGTTGATGGTGTTGAAATCACTCATCTGAACAGACCAAATGACAAATTGTTTGACTGGTTCTTTCACCCTTTGCTGGTTCTAAAAGAACAAATTAGGGTCATCAAATTGGGAGAAGGCGAAGAAAGGTTCTTGCAGAAAGTAGTTCTCTTTGGAAAGGATACAGAACGTATCGAGGCTTGGGATAATGGCAGCTTAGTACCTCAAGAGGCTTTAAGAGCTGCTCAACTCCAGGGCATCAGTAGAAG GATGATTGGAATGGTGAGAAGCGTATCGAAATTTCCTACCTATAGAAGGCGATTTCGCCAAGTAGTGAAGGCATTGATAACATATTCTACAGACAAGGAGGGTGCTGTGAGATCAAATTCTGTGAAATCCAATTCCATTAGATCAGTTGCCTGTATTGAAGATGTAGTGTGA